A genomic segment from Heptranchias perlo isolate sHepPer1 chromosome 18, sHepPer1.hap1, whole genome shotgun sequence encodes:
- the avpr1aa gene encoding arginine vasopressin receptor 1Aa: protein MMRVSPSSERDLTASNLTESNHSFSVSASQSPTQNRSSPSSANDTDPFGRNESLAKTEISVLGVIFLVAVIGNLAVLLALYKTKKKMSRMHLFIKHLSVADLVVAVFQVLPQFIWDITYRFNGPDFLCRIVKHLQVFGMFASTYMMVMMSVDRYIAICHPLKTLQQPTKRSYLMIISTWVGSFILSTPQSFIFSLREIEKGSGVYDCWANFILPWGIKAYITWIAVSVFVIPVLTTVMCYACICYNIFKNIKYKTRTCETSFKNGLITSGVNNVKTISKAKIRTVKMTLVIVLAYIVCWAPFFTVQMWSAWDQKAPKDDSTDTAFTLTILLASLNSCCNPWIYMFFSGHLLSDIAHFFPCCHKITQKLNKEDSETSIKRHTLLTKVSHRSPTFSSYNWKDNDTSPQSFQSMPIET from the exons ATGATGCGGGTATCTCCGAGCTCAGAAAGGGACCTCACCGCCTCGAACTTGACTGAATCCAATCATTCTTTCTCAGTCTCGGCGTCGCAAAGTCCCACCCAGAATCGAAGTTCTCCTTCATCTGCCAACGACACTGACCCTTTCGGGAGAAACGAAAGCTTGGCCAAAACCGAGATTTCGGTGCTGGGCGTCATCTTCCTCGTGGCTGTTATTGGGAACCTGGCCGTGCTGTTGGCTTTGTACAAGACCAAGAAGAAGATGTCTAGGATGCATCTCTTCATCAAGCATCTGAGCGTGGCCGACCTGGTCGTCGCCGTGTTTCAGGTCCTGCCCCAGTTCATCTGGGACATCACCTATAGGTTTAACGGCCCCGATTTCCTCTGCCGGATCGTCAAACATCTCCAAGTTTTCGGCATGTTCGCATCTACTTACATGATGGTCATGATGTCCGTAGACCGCTACATCGCCATCTGCCACCCTCTGAAAACCCTCCAGCAGCCCACCAAGCGCTCCTATCTGATGATCATCAGTACCTGGGTGGGCAGTTTCATCCTCAGCACCCCGCAGTCCTTCATCTTCTCACTGAGGGAGATCGAGAAGGGGTCTGGGGTCTACGACTGTTGGGCAAACTTCATCTTGCCCTGGGGCATTAAGGCGTACATCACCTGGATTGCCGTTAGCGTCTTTGTCATCCCTGTCCTCACCACGGTGATGTGTTACGCCTGCATCTGCTACAATATCTTCAAGAATATCAAATACAAGACCAGGACGTGTGAGACCTCATTTAAGAACGGCCTGATCACCTCTGGTGTCAATAACGTGAAAACGATCTCCAAAGCTAAGATCCGAACAGTGAAAATGACTTTGGTGATTGTTCTTGCTTATATTGTGTGCTGGGCTCCTTTCTTCACTGTGCAGATGTGGTCAGCCTGGGACCAGAAAGCTCCGAAGGATG ATTCTACAGACACGGCGTTTACCCTCACTATACTGCTCGCAAGTCTCAACAGCTGCTGCAATCCATGGATCTACATGTTCTTCAGTGGCCACCTTCTGAGCGATATTGCCCATTTTTTCCCCTGTTGCCATAAAATCACCCAGAAGCTGAACAAGGAGGATTCAGAAACCAGCATCAAGCGACACACCCTGCTGACTAAGGTCAGCCACAGGAGCCCGACATTCAGCTCATACAACTGGAAGGACAATGACACATCCCCCCAATCATTCCAGTCTATGCCAATAGAGACTTGA